GGTCCACGTCAAACAGGTGGATCTTGTCGTAGCGCGCGCGGATCTCCCCCTGGTCGTCTACCAGGAAACCGCGGTTGATGAGCCGGCCGTCGAGACCGTCCACCGCCACCGAGCCGATGAGCGTCCACACGCCGGCGTTCCGCGTGAAATCCCGCAGGGCCGCGACCACGGGATGGCCTGCCTCCGGCGCCGATGGCGGACAAATCATGCCGTTGTCGGTCCTGAG
The sequence above is a segment of the Gemmatimonadota bacterium genome. Coding sequences within it:
- a CDS encoding carbon-nitrogen hydrolase family protein, with the translated sequence MKSNNEVRIGCVQTPASATFDEAIEVACRLTGDAVAEGAELVCLPEFCGGLRTDNGMICPPSAPEAGHPVVAALRDFTRNAGVWTLIGSVAVDGLDGRLINRGFLVDDQGEIRARYDKIHLFDVD